The DNA region ATTACAGCTAAGGGGCTATTCTTGCCCTTTTTGAGATGCTAGACTCATCACTATTGCTTGTATTTTATGCCCTTTTATTAACTAAATTAGGGTCAGTAATAACGTCAACAAAGGCATCATCATTGTCAATACATAAGTTATGTAGTGTACAACATACAGTTACTACTTTAACAACAAACTTCTAGTTATGTGAAGGAAATTTGATCAGATGCCAAAACAGCCTTTTAGAAAACCGGAATTCCTTTCAATTACCATCCTTGTTGATGATAGCTTATAGTTATAATTTTATTCATCAACAGTTAGGCTTCCTGTGTCCCTAAATAAGGtaaggagaaaattttttaatgggTAAGCTGCATCTGCTATGATGTGGTGATCAGCATCAAATATGATGCTTTTTCTGTCAATATTACTGCTAAAGGGGATAACCTATAAACTCTTGCATCATGTATAGAACCAGGCACACCGGTAAATGCACTTTGTAAATCTAAGTTTATTATCATACACTGCTGGAGTAGAACCGAATGAAAATCTTTTCTGTTAATATATGATGAATGGTGCTTCTTGGGCGCCTTAATTTCAATGTGAGTACCATCAAGAGCAACTCCAACACCAGGAAATCCACTCAATGACCTGAACCCTTCAATGACACTGAGTAGTCTCTGACCTTTTGGCCATACGCCTGTTGGTGatagtgcaaaaataaaaacagttatTCTATGCACAACTCTAAAAACACTTGATATACAAACACCAAACCTATCTGTAACTGTCTGAGGTTGCATATATCCATAAAGTTATTAGCAATTGCTTTTAAAGAGGTATATTCAGTCCCCTATCAGCACactctaaagattttttttgcatGAGGACTTCCTCTGTTTCCCTCTTCAGACGAAAGTGAGATTTAAAAATGTCATCtctcatttttggttttgtcGTCTCATAATAATATGTTGTTTTTGCAACCTAGAACAAATATTTATAACAGTCTAAAGTTGTTCTATGCAACATCAATCATTGTatgagtagaaaaaaaaactatacaggTGCTTAAAGAGATAATTTGAACACtggaaacacaaaacaaaatttttaattggctAAGTATACATTTATGTCTGTGATTataacaaacaatgaaaaacaattgATGTAAATccctttcaaaatttctttgttGCAAATACAGAGTTGAATATCTAAGGactatattcttattttttttaaatgtatgtcaaatttttttttaaagagtcaaagaacaaaattgagtaaaaatgtaaaaatagttAAGTAATAAATTGATACAATGACCTATAATCTACTCTaggatatataagtttcttggAAAGCAAGAtaaacaatagatacataacCCCCATTACCAATGAACACCCGTaacatttttttgttcaaagtttattttttgcgTATTCCTCTGTTATAGCACTGACACCCAAGTTCTGCATCCATTGAGGCACTGTAGGACTGGTTCATTTTAGCTTAGCAAGAGAAAAgccaaagacaagtgacagaatagatggggaATGTATAATTTGTGCTATATTTTTTCACATTATGGCGGTGGTAACGGGGGAAGATCCAGAATGTCCTTTAGGGGGtgtgcataataggttgcttcaaaaaactttgcaaacaaagaaatacccgcaaCTAAAAGGGAACCTTGACAAACATTTGTTGTAGGTAGGTAGCGGAAATGGTAATAAATTTAACCTAAAATCCGGCAAGGTTTTAAgatctaataaatctgttgaaattaaaatggtataaaaatattgatacaaaaagtagtaagttataaaaagcagcccgccataaaaaaaaagttattcacCACAATGTTTTGCCTTTATACTTCTGACTACTAAAGAAAGTgatttaagctttttattgtaaaaagaaaGGTGTTGACCCATCTTTTGGGACCATGCACTCTCTGTGACAATTTGTgtaggtcaaaccatttagtATGTTGCCTAACTTTGTGGCATtgcttagtaactatgatagtaatgaagagtgggaaatgaggataaagatatattaaatactaaaatactaaataaataaaaaaatactaaaagatatattaaatactagttcttttaggtGTGTAACAATAAACACAGAACAAAGAGATAGGAATgcatagaagacatttaaaacaagggttttaagtataggcaataaagcattaactaatcaatgtttctttttaaaaatatttttttaataaacagtgcACACTTTGacaaaatcttagaaatttAGTAATCAAAATATTACTTTTCATCACAATGTTGCATATCTTTCCAATTTTTaaagttcaatatattttgcttaaactACAAAACTCACAATTTTAGAAGAACAAGTCTATTTCTCTATTTCCACTCcagccatatctatttattacacagTCGATGTTTACCTCAATATATCAGTGAATATTTGTACTGGTCAGTCATGTCAGTTAGAGCTCTTTGTTAGGATTTCCTCTGCTATTCATCctaatatattcaaataaagaccaaaatcgtcagaaataTAGGAACTataataaagatgcatgtagaCATGTGCTTCAGACTAATTGTATCAATAAATCAATCAATACTTTTATTGACGCATATAAAATGagtgaaggaaaaaaaagagaggagaaaaaaaaatttaagactaTGATAAGCAATACTAAATGAACGCACTATAATATGGGTGGCTATGGTCTAAAGAATATGGGTTGCATTACTCCTTTAAAAACCAATATGTGTTTGTTATCTTTGTATTTGATAGatatagattggtgatttaaattctcagggtttcaagctacagagatttttaattaattattttttaatcttgatattttcagatattcaattcaatcatttaaatattgttaagtctgttgagcacaaaaatttgaaatttgactaaGATTTAGCATTAGGTAAGAGAattttcctgtaaaaattttgatttgtaaacAAAttgtggaaatatgattggataACATGTATcaaaattagtataaaaatcctcagtggtatatagcagtttagacagTTTTATAGACAAATACATGCAACCCCTATACCAAAACATAACTATgttttgtgactggttggtattgaaAAGGTGAGAAAGTGTGAAGTAATATTGCAGTTGCATTCTGTTTCTGTGGTTAACTCCATCTGTGTGAATTtactatttttacaatttttaaacgtttgaaaaaaatcaatgccaTTCCACttattcaaactgagaattcagacCCATTTGTATGaggtaagtaaaaaaaataaacacataattatttgcattcttttataaacaatttttggaaattattattctttttaaatgactACTCCAACTTTTGAAGCAGTATTTTGGcctatatatttagttttaagtatatccTTATacaaacctttattaaagtttaaagagtatggcctttattttaatgttttatgatGAACAGAGATGATTTGTCATATGTGGAACAgatatcagttaaaaaaatcaatcatcATTAATTGTGATCACGACACCGAATGCACTCTTTATTTTTTACGGCTGACCAATCAGAGTCCAAGATTCAAGGCAAACcattttgaaacatcaaaaaaTGGAAGTGTGGAATTGCATCTCTTACCTTTTGGGAAAGTCTTATCGCAAGTGTGCAAGACTTTCCCTACCTGtacacaaaatatgaaaagcgATACAAAGATATTTTGTTAGTAGAAAACACATGGGACCACATGTTCCACATAGTTCCACCCTGAAGGACCAAGGCTTTAAACCTGAGGCTGGGGTGGAAGAATCAGCAACTTAGAGCTTGAAGACCACAAAACTGACAGATTTGATGTAAGCTAATTTGTTATTTACCTTGCTTTTCATAACTTACATATGCTAAGGGCAATCTTTTATATAGCCTAGTCTCATTTAGACCAAAtagcataataaaaaatacagccTTTATTTAACAGTATTTAtagaatttcaattaaatatgaaattaagGAAAATCTGGGGCTATTGAAAAGGgaatatgttaagaaaataattattacttTGTAATGtgcaaaaattatgtttaacaTATTTTGAGGACACTTCCACTATACAttatcccccctccctaatctacaaatatataacccaaattatatactTCTCACgaaccaatatttttttaattaatacttaTATTAAAATCAATGCTGACACAATGAAGATGTGATGCCAATGTTAGTCCCAGCATTAAGGCTGAGATTTATTAGTCTACTTAGCCCTTGtctaaaaaaattcatatattaGTATACTTggtatttctaaatttagaactATTAATATCTTATTATACACCTTTTGTCTTTCAGACATCCCAAAAGTATTTCTCCATTCAAGACATTTCTTGTGATGCTTATTTCACCAATGATGCTCCAGCATGTATAGATGCAAAAGCTGACACAAATTTAACAAGCTTGCCCTTTTTTACTGGAGAAGAGCCAAGATCTGATAAGGTatgtattaaagcaatttgtcctaaatttttctataattcCTAATAATACACAGTTGCAGGAATAGGTTGCATCTGGCATGAATAATTTTTGTAGAATTGCAATGCTATCACACATGATTTAATATAGACATTTGAATAAAAGATATTGTACTTTATCAGTGACTGAACCAAAAACCTGTAAGAACATCAGAGTAGTAATAGCAAATGACAAATAATTTGAAGTCTGACCTTCTCACTTGTCTTGCTTTTTGACATTCCAAGGT from Artemia franciscana unplaced genomic scaffold, ASM3288406v1 Scaffold_588, whole genome shotgun sequence includes:
- the LOC136043417 gene encoding putative nuclease HARBI1; this encodes MQPQTVTDRFGVCISSVFRVVHRITVFIFALSPTGVWPKGQRLLSVIEGFRSLSGFPGVGVALDGTHIEIKAPKKHHSSYINRKDFHSVLLQQCMIINLDLQSAFTGVPGSIHDARVYRLSPLAVILTEKASYLMLITTS